From Antedon mediterranea chromosome 9, ecAntMedi1.1, whole genome shotgun sequence, a single genomic window includes:
- the LOC140059627 gene encoding transketolase-like: MSKYHKPDNEKIQALKDIGNKLRILSIKATSAAGSGHPTSCCSMADIMSVLFFHVMKYKVNDQRDCNSDRFVLSKGHAAPILYACWVENGGYPEQKLMELRKIDNTFEGHPTPRLDFVDVATGSLGQGLSNACGMAYTGKYFDKASYRVFCLIGDGESAEGSIWEACAFASEYKLDNLVLILDANRLGQSQPTALGHQMDTYQKRFDAFGWNAIVVDGHNVEDLCKVFHEASVTTGKPTAILAKTFKGKGCPDVENLENWHGKALGAKAEGAIDAISKLIKNNKHSLTPPVPVDDAPAVNISEVKLFEAPSYSLGDMVATRVAYGTALVKIGKDNKHVVAIDGDMKNSTYSIKFRDAFPDRFIECFIAEQNLVGVAMGAACRNRTVAFASTFACFLSRAYDQIRMGAVSQSNVNFMGSHVGISIGEDGPSQMALEDLSMFRAIPGCTVFYPSDAVAMERAVELAANTPGMCFIRASRPTTPVVYGNTEEFKIGKAKVRRQSDKDQVTIVAAGVTLPEAEKAAVTLAAEGINVCVVDPFTVKPIDKATLLTCAKASGNKVLTVEDHYPEGGLGEAVSAALSEEGVKVRRLAVQNIPYSGPPTVLLERFGISASCIVKAVKGF, translated from the exons ATGTCGAAATATCATAAACCAGACAATGAGAAGATTCAAGCACTAAAAGATATTGGTAATAAACTCCGAATTTTGAGTATAAAAGCAACCAGTGCGGCAGGTTCTGG ACATCCAACATCATGTTGCAGTATGGCCGACATCATGTCAGTCTTGTTCTTCCACGTCATGAAGTACAAGGTCAATGACCAGAGAGACTGCAACAGCGATAGGTTTGTCCTCTCAAAG GGCCACGCTGCTCCTATCCTGTACGCCTGTTGGGTAGAAAATGGCGGATACCCAGAGCAGAAGTTGATGGAACTTCGCAAGATTGACAATACATTTGAAGGACATCCAACACCG AGACTGGATTTCGTAGATGTTGCCACTGGTTCACTCGGCCAGGGTCTTAGCAATGCATGTGGTATGGCATACACTGGCAAATACTTTGACAAAGCAAG CTACCGTGTCTTCTGCCTCATCGGTGATGGTGAAAGTGCCGAAGGATCCATTTGGGAAGCATGCGCATTTGCCAGTGAATACAAACTGGACAATCTGGTGCTCATCTTGGATGCAAACAGACTCGGACAAAGTCAACCCACAGCCCTCGGACATCAGATGGACACTTACCAGAAACGATTTGATGCTTTTGG ttgGAATGCCATTGTGGTTGATGGACACAATGTTGAAGATCTTTGTAAGGTATTCCATGAGGCTTCGGTCACTACTGGTAAACCAACAGCTATTCTGGCAAAGACCTTCAAAGGAAAAGGTTGTCCAG ATGTAGAAAACCTTGAAAATTGGCACGGTAAAGCTCTTGGTGCTAAAGCTGAGGGTGCTATTGATGCCATCTCAAAATTGatcaaaaacaacaaacacaGCTTGACTCCTCCAGTACCTGTTGATGATGCTCCAGCAGTTAATATCTCTGAAGTCAAGTTGTTTGAGGCTCCAAGCTATTCATTGGGAGATATG GTTGCAACTCGTGTTGCCTACGGAACAGCTCTTGTAAAGATCGGCAAGGATAACAAACATGTTGTTGCCATTGATGGAGACATGAAAAATTCCACCTACTCGATAAAATTCAGGGATGCATTCCCCGACCGATTCATCGAGTGTTTCATCGCCGAACAAAATCTTGTTGGAGTTGCAATGGGAGCTGCATGTCGCAACCGAACAGTCGCATTTGCTAGTACTTTTGCATGTTTCTTGTCGCGTGCTTACGATCAGATTAGAATGGGTGCTGTCTCGCAGTCCAACGTCAACTTCATGGGATCCCATGTCGGCATTTCCATTG gTGAAGATGGTCCATCTCAAATGGCACTGGAAGATCTATCCATGTTCAGAGCAATTCCAGGCTGCACAGTATTCTACCCAAGTGATGCGGTTGCCATGGAGAGAGCAGTAGAACTTGCAGCTAACACTCCAGGGATGTGCTTTATTCGTGCGTCTAGGCCGACCACTCCAGTGGTTTATGGAAACACTGAGGAGTTCAAGATTGGAAAGGCTAAG GTTCGTCGTCAAAGTGATAAAGATCAGGTGACCATCGTAGCTGCAGGAGTAACACTTCCAGAAGCCGAGAAGGCTGCGGTAACTCTAGCTGCAGAGGGTATCAACGTGTGTGTGGTTGATCCTTTCACTGTGAAACCAATTGATAAGGCTACACTTCTCACTTGTGCCAAAGCCAGTGGAAACAAAGTGCTCACTGTTGAAGACCATTACCCTGAAG gTGGACTTGGTGAGGCTGTGTCTGCTGCGCTGTCTGAGGAAGGAGTAAAAGTACGACGATTGGCTGTTCAGAACATTCCCTACAGTGGTCCACCAACGGTTCTGCTTGAGCGCTTCGGGATCAGTGCATCCTGTATTGTTAAAGCTGTTAAAGGcttttaa